The Mesorhizobium koreense genome includes a window with the following:
- the rpsI gene encoding 30S ribosomal protein S9 yields the protein MAELSSLQELGAATGQTEQVAPVHVQKLDKSGRAYATGKRKDAIARVWLKPGSGKITVNDKEFAAYFARPVLQMVLRQPIVAVNRDGQYDIVVTVAGGGLSGQAGAVRHGISKALTYYEPGLRAVLKKGGFLTRDSRVVERKKYGKAKARRSFQFSKR from the coding sequence ATGGCCGAACTTTCCTCCCTGCAAGAACTCGGCGCCGCGACGGGCCAGACCGAACAGGTCGCTCCCGTCCATGTCCAGAAGCTCGACAAGTCGGGCCGTGCCTACGCCACCGGCAAGCGCAAGGACGCCATCGCCCGCGTCTGGCTGAAGCCGGGCAGCGGCAAGATCACCGTCAACGACAAGGAATTCGCCGCCTACTTCGCACGGCCGGTGCTGCAGATGGTGCTGCGTCAGCCGATCGTGGCGGTCAACCGCGACGGTCAGTACGACATCGTCGTGACGGTGGCCGGCGGCGGCCTTTCCGGCCAGGCGGGTGCGGTCCGTCATGGCATCTCCAAGGCGCTGACCTATTACGAGCCGGGGCTGCGCGCCGTGCTCAAGAAGGGCGGCTTCCTCACCCGCGACAGCCGCGTCGTCGAGCGCAAGAAGTACGGTAAGGCGAAGGCCCGCCGCAGCTTCCAGTTCTCCAAGCGCTAA
- the msrA gene encoding peptide-methionine (S)-S-oxide reductase MsrA, which yields MSEERAVLAGGCFWGMQDLIRRLPGVISTRVGYSGGDVPNATYRNHGTHAEAIEIVFDPEKTSYRELLEFFFQIHDPSTRNRQGNDMGTSYRSAIFYASDEQKKVAEDTIADVNASGLWPGKVVTEVTPVGDFWEAEPEHQDYLERYPNGYTCHFPRPNWKLPRRADAA from the coding sequence ATGAGCGAAGAACGTGCCGTCCTGGCGGGCGGATGCTTCTGGGGCATGCAGGATCTCATACGCCGCCTTCCAGGCGTGATCTCGACCCGCGTGGGCTATAGCGGCGGCGACGTGCCGAACGCGACCTACCGCAACCACGGCACCCATGCTGAAGCGATCGAGATCGTCTTCGATCCCGAGAAGACCAGTTACCGGGAATTGCTGGAATTCTTCTTCCAGATCCACGATCCATCCACGCGGAACCGGCAGGGCAACGATATGGGCACCAGCTACCGTTCAGCGATTTTCTATGCGAGCGACGAGCAGAAGAAGGTGGCCGAGGATACGATCGCCGACGTGAATGCTTCCGGCCTCTGGCCGGGCAAGGTCGTCACCGAGGTGACGCCGGTCGGCGATTTCTGGGAGGCCGAACCGGAGCACCAGGATTATCTGGAGCGTTACCCGAACGGCTATACCTGCCATTTCCCTCGGCCCAATTGGAAATTACCGCGCCGCGCCGACGCCGCCTGA
- a CDS encoding DUF2842 domain-containing protein has product MHPRIKRLIGSFLIVLLVIVYAVAAMVVAEAKLAQSSGLVHFAYFLLSGLLWVLPAMLIVKWMYGTPKKRS; this is encoded by the coding sequence ATGCATCCTCGCATCAAGCGCCTTATCGGCTCGTTCCTCATCGTCCTGCTCGTCATCGTCTACGCGGTGGCGGCGATGGTGGTGGCCGAAGCGAAACTAGCCCAGTCGAGCGGCTTGGTCCATTTCGCCTATTTCCTGCTGTCCGGCCTGCTCTGGGTGTTGCCCGCGATGCTCATCGTCAAATGGATGTACGGCACGCCCAAAAAGCGCTCCTGA
- a CDS encoding COX15/CtaA family protein, translating to MTAATALDATRPSAQEQGRIARNRALVRGWLYVVAVVLFGLFLVGGATRLTNSGLSITEWQPIHGVIPPLNDAEWQEEFAKYKQIPEYKVLNRNMDLAGFKHIFWWEWTHRLIARSVGFIFAIPLILLWVAGCIERKLKPRLVGILALGGLQGAIGWWMVMSGLAHRTDVSQYRLAIHLTTACLIFIATLAVARGLAPHSEKPAPRKLQIFAGVVVALVLFQIYLGALVAGTNAGFSYNTWPLMDGRVVPDGLFVLEPAWRNLFENPKTVQFIHRCGAYLVWIVALAHMIFALSRAPKTTHARRAAVLFLLVTLQAALGITTLLMQVPLDLGLAHQAMALVVLAFATAHWRGTKGAYPVEEAAAARS from the coding sequence ATGACGGCAGCAACAGCCCTTGATGCGACACGCCCTTCCGCGCAGGAACAGGGCCGGATCGCGCGCAATCGCGCGCTGGTGCGCGGGTGGCTCTATGTCGTCGCCGTGGTGCTGTTCGGGCTCTTCCTCGTCGGCGGCGCGACGCGGCTCACCAATTCCGGCCTTTCCATCACCGAATGGCAGCCGATCCACGGCGTCATCCCGCCGTTGAACGACGCGGAATGGCAAGAAGAGTTCGCGAAATACAAGCAGATCCCGGAATATAAGGTGCTGAACCGCAACATGGACCTCGCCGGCTTCAAGCACATCTTCTGGTGGGAGTGGACGCACAGGTTGATCGCGCGCAGCGTCGGTTTCATCTTCGCCATCCCGCTGATCCTGCTGTGGGTGGCCGGCTGCATTGAGCGGAAACTGAAGCCCCGGCTCGTCGGCATATTGGCGCTTGGCGGCCTGCAGGGCGCGATCGGCTGGTGGATGGTGATGTCCGGGCTTGCCCATCGCACCGATGTCAGCCAGTACCGGCTTGCGATCCACCTGACGACGGCCTGCCTGATCTTCATCGCCACGCTTGCCGTCGCGCGCGGGCTCGCGCCGCACAGCGAAAAGCCTGCGCCGCGCAAGCTCCAGATTTTCGCCGGCGTGGTGGTCGCGCTGGTGCTTTTCCAGATCTATCTCGGCGCGCTGGTGGCGGGCACGAATGCCGGCTTCTCCTATAACACCTGGCCGCTGATGGACGGCAGGGTCGTGCCGGATGGGCTGTTCGTGCTGGAACCGGCATGGCGCAACCTCTTCGAGAACCCGAAGACGGTGCAGTTCATCCACCGTTGCGGCGCCTATCTGGTCTGGATCGTGGCGCTGGCGCACATGATCTTCGCCCTCAGCCGTGCCCCGAAAACGACGCATGCAAGACGCGCCGCCGTGCTCTTCCTGCTCGTGACATTGCAGGCGGCGCTCGGCATCACGACGCTTCTGATGCAGGTGCCGCTCGATCTAGGGCTGGCGCATCAGGCGATGGCGCTGGTCGTGCTCGCTTTCGCCACCGCGCACTGGCGCGGCACCAAGGGGGCGTATCCGGTGGAGGAAGCGGCTGCCGCTAGAAGCTGA
- a CDS encoding adenylate/guanylate cyclase domain-containing protein has translation MHDPQLAKRLAAVLVADVAGYARLMESDEAATYAAWRSARAEAIEPAVTRNGGRIVKFTGDGFLAEFPTAESALASAVDVQKGWTGRDPLKLRIGIHLGDVVLEEGDIYGAGVNIAARLETLAEPGGICISGTVHDLVRRQAGIVFSDGGDTQLKHIDQPVRIWRAGAAQFATNGPSVPAPSDAAAQRPSIAVLPFANMSGDTEQEYFADGLTEDLITELSRTGALFVIARNSTFVYKGRAVSIPDIARELRVRYVLEGSVRKAGSRVRVTAQLIEGGTGGHLWAERYDRDLTDIFAVQDEITASITQALAVSLSLEPNRTSAGTANIEAYDLFLRGRDLAWQLKQSGSEEAAALVERAIALDPGYARAYALLGHIKLTAWLNRWGPDPAASERQALELGQKAIGLNAFDPFGYWVVASVHLWRKQFEVALALTERAHELDPGFVPIFASMGGALLGLGRAQEALDAFETMQRADPLAPPIVLHFRARALFLLDRLEEAAALLEERIARNPETDVSRALLASAYGHLGRFDEAKAVWAELFKTNPDYSLAQRKSMLSDQEYEKLAAGISKAGLIEPRQGSVD, from the coding sequence GTGCACGATCCACAACTCGCAAAAAGACTGGCCGCCGTTCTCGTCGCCGATGTCGCCGGCTATGCGCGGCTGATGGAGAGTGACGAGGCCGCGACCTATGCGGCCTGGCGCAGCGCCCGCGCCGAAGCGATCGAGCCGGCTGTCACCCGCAATGGCGGCCGCATCGTCAAATTCACCGGCGACGGGTTTCTGGCAGAGTTCCCGACCGCGGAATCCGCGCTCGCCTCCGCGGTGGATGTCCAGAAGGGATGGACGGGGCGTGATCCTCTCAAGCTGAGGATCGGCATTCACCTCGGCGATGTCGTCCTGGAGGAGGGCGACATCTACGGCGCCGGCGTCAATATCGCGGCACGGCTGGAGACGCTCGCCGAGCCGGGCGGCATCTGCATATCCGGTACCGTGCATGACCTTGTCCGGCGCCAAGCGGGCATCGTGTTCAGCGACGGCGGCGATACGCAACTGAAGCACATCGACCAACCGGTCCGCATCTGGCGGGCAGGTGCCGCGCAATTCGCCACCAACGGCCCTTCCGTGCCGGCTCCATCCGATGCGGCGGCGCAGCGGCCAAGCATCGCCGTCCTGCCCTTCGCCAATATGTCGGGCGACACGGAGCAGGAATACTTCGCCGACGGACTGACGGAAGATCTCATTACCGAGCTTTCGCGCACCGGCGCTCTCTTCGTCATCGCGCGCAACTCGACATTCGTCTACAAAGGCCGTGCCGTGAGCATTCCCGACATCGCCCGGGAACTTCGGGTGCGTTACGTGCTCGAAGGCAGCGTGCGCAAGGCCGGCAGCCGCGTCCGTGTTACGGCGCAGCTCATAGAGGGCGGCACGGGCGGGCATCTCTGGGCGGAACGCTATGACCGCGACCTGACCGACATTTTTGCCGTCCAGGACGAAATCACGGCCAGCATCACCCAGGCGCTTGCGGTCAGCCTGTCCCTCGAGCCGAACCGTACGAGCGCCGGGACCGCCAATATCGAAGCCTACGATCTTTTCCTCAGAGGCCGTGACCTCGCCTGGCAGTTGAAGCAATCGGGGAGCGAAGAGGCCGCCGCGCTGGTCGAGCGTGCCATTGCGCTCGATCCCGGCTATGCCCGAGCCTATGCGCTTCTGGGTCATATCAAGCTCACCGCCTGGCTTAACCGGTGGGGGCCCGATCCGGCCGCGAGCGAAAGGCAGGCCCTGGAACTCGGCCAGAAGGCGATCGGCCTGAACGCGTTCGATCCGTTCGGTTATTGGGTGGTCGCCTCCGTCCATTTGTGGCGCAAGCAGTTCGAAGTGGCGCTCGCCCTGACGGAGCGCGCGCACGAGCTCGATCCCGGCTTCGTTCCGATCTTTGCGAGCATGGGCGGCGCACTGCTCGGCCTTGGTCGCGCGCAGGAGGCGCTCGACGCATTCGAAACCATGCAGCGCGCCGATCCTCTTGCACCGCCGATCGTGCTGCATTTCCGCGCCCGCGCGCTCTTCCTCCTCGATCGGCTGGAGGAAGCGGCCGCGCTGCTCGAGGAGCGCATCGCCCGCAACCCCGAGACCGATGTCAGCCGCGCCCTGCTTGCGTCTGCCTATGGCCATCTGGGCAGGTTCGACGAAGCGAAGGCGGTCTGGGCGGAACTGTTCAAGACCAATCCGGACTATTCGCTTGCGCAGCGCAAGAGCATGCTTTCGGATCAGGAATACGAGAAACTGGCCGCCGGCATTTCCAAAGCCGGGTTGATCGAGCCGCGCCAAGGGTCGGTCGATTGA
- a CDS encoding aminoglycoside phosphotransferase family protein has product MDVPAFPARWEVRDPVLIADTFSSHVWKVWLRDGLHAVIKALKPFDDVEDELRGAHYLAWRNGEGTVRLLGLEGQSMLLEYAGETMLSHVLDTEGDATATDIAAEVMTRLLSPSDRAFPPDLQPLRERFSSLFRKAKADRTAGRTTLYAQAANIAETVLAAPHDIRPLHGDLHHENILCSKRGWLAIDPKGVLGDPAFDAANMFYNPLDRDDLCLDPERIARMAETFSKTLGQDVRNILDHAIAYGCLSAAWHAEDGNDKDEKRELAVAEAIRQVRALSF; this is encoded by the coding sequence ATGGACGTTCCCGCCTTTCCCGCTCGCTGGGAAGTCCGTGATCCTGTTCTCATTGCCGACACCTTCAGCAGCCATGTCTGGAAGGTGTGGCTGCGCGATGGCCTGCACGCGGTCATCAAGGCGCTGAAGCCCTTCGACGATGTCGAGGACGAATTGCGCGGCGCGCACTATCTGGCATGGCGGAACGGCGAAGGGACGGTGCGGCTGCTCGGCCTCGAGGGGCAGTCCATGCTGCTGGAATATGCCGGCGAGACGATGCTTTCGCATGTCCTCGATACGGAAGGCGACGCGACTGCGACGGACATCGCGGCCGAGGTGATGACTCGACTCCTGTCGCCTTCGGACCGGGCTTTCCCGCCCGATCTTCAGCCGCTCCGCGAACGCTTCTCCAGCCTTTTTCGAAAGGCGAAGGCCGATCGGACTGCGGGGCGGACGACGCTTTACGCCCAGGCGGCCAATATCGCCGAAACGGTCCTCGCCGCCCCGCATGATATCCGGCCGCTGCACGGCGACCTTCATCACGAAAACATCCTCTGCAGCAAACGCGGCTGGCTGGCGATCGATCCGAAAGGCGTGCTCGGCGACCCTGCCTTCGATGCGGCCAACATGTTCTACAATCCGCTCGACCGCGACGATCTCTGTCTCGATCCGGAACGCATCGCGCGAATGGCGGAGACCTTCTCGAAGACGCTCGGGCAGGATGTCCGGAATATCCTCGACCATGCGATAGCCTATGGGTGCCTCTCCGCCGCGTGGCATGCGGAAGACGGTAACGACAAGGACGAGAAGCGCGAATTGGCCGTCGCCGAAGCGATCCGGCAGGTGCGGGCGCTCAGCTTCTAG
- the speB gene encoding agmatinase, whose amino-acid sequence MPSKSIDHAFTAGSLTGAAEDPTYAGALSFMRRKYSKKLAGADAVIWGIPFDGAVSNRPGARFGPQAIRRASAIFDNDPQYPFHRDLFAQLAVIDYGDCLLDYGNHQKTPATIEREAARILRSGATLVTLGGDHFVTWPLLKAHAAIHGPLALVHFDAHQDTWFDDGKRIDHGSFVARAVRDGIIEPEWSIQVGIRTHAPENFGIRILHGHELEEMRVADIVYAIRERAAGRKVYVTFDIDCLDPAFAPGTGTPVAGGPSSAKILSVLRALGDLDIVGADVVEVAPAYDHADITAIAGASVAMYYLGLLAERKAKKAASAES is encoded by the coding sequence ATGCCTTCCAAGTCGATCGACCATGCTTTCACGGCCGGTAGCCTCACCGGCGCCGCCGAAGATCCGACCTATGCCGGGGCGCTCTCTTTCATGCGGCGGAAATATTCGAAGAAGCTCGCGGGCGCCGATGCGGTGATCTGGGGCATCCCCTTCGACGGGGCGGTGTCCAATCGGCCTGGCGCCCGTTTTGGCCCGCAGGCCATCCGGCGCGCCTCGGCGATCTTCGATAACGACCCGCAATACCCGTTTCACCGCGACCTGTTCGCACAGCTTGCGGTGATCGACTATGGCGATTGCCTGCTCGACTATGGCAACCACCAGAAGACACCGGCGACGATCGAGCGCGAAGCGGCCAGGATTCTGCGCTCGGGCGCCACGCTGGTTACGCTCGGTGGGGACCATTTCGTGACCTGGCCGCTGCTCAAAGCGCATGCGGCGATCCACGGTCCGCTCGCGCTCGTCCATTTCGATGCGCATCAGGACACCTGGTTCGACGACGGCAAGCGCATCGACCACGGCTCCTTTGTGGCGCGCGCGGTGCGCGACGGCATCATCGAGCCGGAATGGTCGATCCAGGTCGGCATCCGCACCCATGCACCAGAGAATTTCGGTATCCGCATCCTCCACGGTCATGAACTGGAAGAAATGCGCGTCGCCGATATCGTCTATGCGATCCGGGAGCGCGCGGCCGGCCGCAAGGTCTACGTCACCTTTGACATTGACTGTCTCGACCCGGCCTTTGCGCCCGGCACCGGTACGCCGGTGGCCGGTGGCCCTTCCTCCGCCAAGATACTCTCCGTACTGCGCGCGCTGGGCGATCTCGACATCGTGGGCGCCGATGTCGTGGAAGTCGCGCCGGCCTACGACCATGCCGACATCACGGCAATCGCCGGCGCGAGCGTGGCGATGTACTATCTCGGCCTGCTGGCGGAGCGGAAAGCGAAGAAGGCGGCCTCCGCCGAAAGCTGA
- the rplM gene encoding 50S ribosomal protein L13, with amino-acid sequence MKTFSQKPAEVTKKWVLIDAEGLVVGRLASIVANILRGKHKPTFTPHVDDGDNVVIINADKVALTGKKYTDKVYYWHTGHPGGIKERTARDILEGRFPERVVEKAIERMIPRGPLGRRQMKNLRVYAGPEHPHEAQQPEKLDVAGLNSKNKRVQ; translated from the coding sequence ATGAAAACCTTTTCGCAGAAGCCTGCGGAAGTGACGAAGAAGTGGGTTCTGATCGACGCGGAAGGTCTCGTCGTCGGTCGCCTCGCCTCCATCGTCGCCAACATCCTGCGCGGCAAGCACAAGCCGACCTTTACCCCGCATGTCGATGACGGCGACAACGTCGTCATCATCAATGCCGACAAGGTCGCCCTCACGGGCAAGAAGTACACCGACAAGGTATACTACTGGCACACCGGCCATCCGGGCGGCATCAAGGAGCGCACCGCGCGCGACATCCTCGAGGGCCGTTTCCCCGAGCGCGTCGTAGAGAAGGCTATTGAGCGCATGATCCCGCGCGGCCCGCTCGGCCGCCGCCAGATGAAGAATTTGCGCGTCTACGCCGGGCCTGAGCATCCGCACGAGGCACAGCAGCCCGAGAAGCTCGACGTGGCGGGCCTGAACAGCAAGAACAAGAGGGTCCAGTAA
- the argC gene encoding N-acetyl-gamma-glutamyl-phosphate reductase: MTAKIFIDGEHGTTGLQIRARLAERRDLDILSIPEEHRKDAAARADFLRQADIAILCLPDAAAREAISLLDGNNSTRVIDTSTAHRVNPDWAYGFAEMTEGQPERIAKARLVANPGCYPTGAISLVRPLVTAGMLPSDYPVAVNAVSGYTGGGKQLIAQMENAENPDYIAAPHFLYGLTLQHKHVPEMQVHGLLDRKPIFAPSVGRFAQGMIVQVPLYLGDLDGAPSMEDVHGALAAHYAGQDIVEVIPLEASAKLARLDPTELNGTDRMRLYVFGTPGQGQVNIVALLDNLGKGASGAAVQNMDLMLGNTRH; the protein is encoded by the coding sequence ATGACGGCGAAAATCTTCATCGACGGCGAACACGGCACAACCGGGCTGCAAATCCGGGCGCGGCTGGCCGAACGCCGCGATCTCGACATCCTGTCCATCCCCGAGGAGCACCGCAAGGACGCTGCCGCGCGCGCCGATTTCCTGCGCCAGGCCGACATCGCCATCCTCTGCCTGCCGGACGCCGCCGCACGCGAGGCCATCTCGCTGCTCGACGGCAACAATTCCACGCGCGTCATCGACACTTCTACCGCGCACCGAGTCAATCCCGACTGGGCCTACGGCTTCGCCGAGATGACCGAGGGCCAGCCCGAGCGCATCGCCAAAGCGCGGCTGGTCGCCAATCCCGGCTGCTACCCGACCGGCGCCATTTCGCTCGTGCGGCCGCTGGTTACGGCCGGCATGCTGCCTTCCGACTACCCGGTCGCCGTCAACGCCGTTTCCGGCTACACCGGCGGCGGCAAGCAGTTGATTGCGCAGATGGAGAACGCGGAGAACCCGGACTACATCGCCGCGCCGCATTTCCTCTACGGACTGACCTTGCAGCACAAGCATGTGCCGGAGATGCAGGTGCATGGCCTGCTCGACCGCAAGCCGATCTTCGCGCCGAGTGTGGGCCGCTTCGCGCAGGGCATGATCGTGCAGGTACCGTTGTATCTCGGCGACCTCGACGGCGCGCCCTCGATGGAGGACGTCCATGGCGCGCTCGCCGCGCACTATGCCGGGCAGGACATCGTGGAGGTCATCCCGCTCGAGGCGAGCGCGAAGCTTGCGCGCCTCGATCCGACCGAACTGAACGGCACCGACCGCATGCGCCTTTACGTATTCGGCACGCCCGGCCAAGGTCAGGTCAATATCGTCGCGCTGCTCGACAATCTCGGCAAGGGCGCCTCGGGCGCGGCCGTGCAGAACATGGATCTGATGCTCGGCAACACCCGGCACTGA